Part of the Candidatus Brocadia sinica JPN1 genome, ATGGGAGGTGTTAAAAGAGCTTAAAGAAGACAATGACGTTAAAGATATCCCTGTCCTTGTTCTATCAATTGTCGATGACAAGGATATTGGTTTTGGGCTTGGCGCGGCAGATTACCTCTGTAAACCAGTTAGCAGAAGTGAACTATTATCCAAACTTACTTCGTATAAATTACCCCCCGTTGTTAATAACTCGCATACCAGGGTTTTGATTGTTGATGACGAACAGAAATCAGTCGAATTGCTCAGCGCCCTTTTGATTTCGGAAGGATATGAGGTTCTGGAGGCTTATGGGGGAAAAGAAGGAATCAACAAGGCGTTTCAATATAAGCCGGATTTAATCTTCCTGGACCTAATGATGCCTGAAGTTAGTGGATTTGATGTGGTTGACAAGTTAAAAACTTCTCCAGAGACCAATACCATTCCCATTATTGTGATTACAGCGATGGATTTGACACCGGAGGATAAGGAAAAACTGAACCACTGTGTTTCACTGGTGATGAAGAAGGGAACGTATTCTAAAGAACGATTCCTGAGTGACATAGCCACTTTGAGGAAACATTGATGGTTAAAAATACGTTGGTCACTCATTCTCAGAAGATATTTGCAAATGGTGCCGGGCAAGGAGCAGCTGATTTTCGTAAAATTGGCTATGGCAAACCATGTCCACCGGGTGGCATGTACAGATATTATTTCAAGCTATAGAATTAAATGCGTATCTATGGCTTTTGGTCTTGAGTTAATGATACTATCGGCACCCATGTTATTCAATGGCAGGCCAATATAAAAATCTGTTCCAACTCCTTCCTTGCTTTCTACGTAGATGCCGCCCTCATGATCCTTGATAATTCTGTACACAACGGCAAGACCGAGTCCGGTACCCTTATCTTTATTGGAAAAGAAAGGTTCAAAGATATAGGGAATCTTTTCAGCGGGAATACCCGCACCATTGTCGGAGATTTTTACAACAAAATACTGCTTATTCAGGTTGTTTGAGAGAGGTGGGGCAAACGAGAAGAATATGCTGCCAGGTTGTTCTTTTGCCATACTTTTGAACTCCGAAAGATTATCAACCAAACGAGTGCTTACCGTAATATGTCCATTGTCTGGCAACGCATCAAAACTGTTTTGTAAAATGTTTATAAGTACCTGCTTTACCTTATCTTCATCTGCAATAAGTTGGCATCTTCTCCCTTCCAGCATCGTTGTTATTTTAATATCTTTCTTTGCGGCATCATTCTTTAAGAAGTTTATGGTATCCATTATCACACAATGGGGATCTATGTGTTGTATGACAAGTTTGGAAGGTTTTGCCAGATTCAACATCTCTTCGATAATTCTGTTAATCCTTCCTATTTCTTTTAAAGCAATTTCCCGAAAATTAGTGTGGAATTCCGGATCGTCTTTCTTGTAGGGAAGCAGTTGAAAATAGGTGTTTATGGCCACAAGGGGATTTTTTATTTCATGGGCAATATTAGAAGCGAGGGAACCAAGATGGGCAAGTCGGTCGGCATGTTGCTTTTCCACCTGAAGTAATTTTAGTTCAGTTTGGTCTGTCAGAATCATCAATGCCCCAAGCTTCTCTCCTGATTCAGTTTTGAGCTGTGTTATGGTTACACTGCATGGAACCCTGGCATTATTACCTCTTTCAATAAAAGTTTCAATATCAATATGGTCTTTGCCATTCTTAAGGGTATGTTTCAGCAATTTGTAAGTCTCTTTGTCAAAAACATCAAATATCATTTTACTCGAATTTACACTTTCCAATCCGAGGATACTCTTTGCCTCCTTATTACTGAGGGTAACCTCCTCATGATTATTTATCGTAATAACCCCACACTTTAAACTCTGAAGGATATTATCCCTATAGGTCTTGGCTTCTTCCAAGCCAGAGTAAAGGCGAGCATTATTAGCTGCCATAGCCAGTTGGCCAGAAAAGGCGAGAAACATCTGGATATCTTCCTGGGTAAATACCTTCTTATTAACCTTTTTACCCAAAAGAATTATGCCAAAGAGGTCTTTTCCATGAAGAATAGGGATACAACTATCCACATCCATTGATACCAGTGTTTCTTCTAACAGACGATCAAGCTTGCCATGCGTAAAGCGATTTAATTGTTCTCTTGAAAGAACAGTTTTATTGTGGCAAAGCCAGGTGACGACAGCGGTATCGCCGGGAAGGAATAAACCATCTTCGGATGAAAAATTTATAGCAGCCTTTAAACTGTACTGTTTGGTATTTTCATCCTTTGTCAATATACCGATCTTCTCGATACCCACGGAATCATATAAATATTGGATTGCAAAACGCAAAAGTCTATTTAAATCATGGATAGAAGAAAACATTACCGTTGAGTTACTGAGTATCTTGGGGTAACTATACTTGGTATGGAATAGACGATTCTCGATAAAATGTTGAATCGATTCCCGGGTTGGCACAAAGATGAAGACAATTATTATGATAGAAATTACATTACTAACGGTCTCTGTATACTTTGATACAGGAAGTATGCTACTCATAACAAGTCCAACAGTAAAATAGATTATGCTGAGGACAATAGAGAGGATGGCGTAAACAGTACTTTTCTTGATTACTACACTAATATCCATAAGATGATACTTTACAATAGCGTAAGCCACAGCTATCGGAATGGGAACGGACACCAGTGGCACAAACATCTCAACTTGCCATATACCAAATACTGGCAAAAGAAAATTTGTGATAATTCCCAGAAACACAGATACTGCTACTCCGAAGTATACGTATTGGATCTGCAATCTCTTTATCCCGTAGAAGCGTCTGCTTTTTCCATAAAGTATATATAACGAATATGCCATACAGACAATAAAGTGAAACCAAAATATTGGGAATAATGGACTGTATTTGGCCTGAGGGAATTGTCTTACAAATGATACAGACTCAACAATATGGGAAGACGAAAATGCCAGAAGGGTGCTTATAATGAAAAAAGATATACTTAAGTATCGTTCAATAGGCCTTTCCGTTCGATCAGGAAAGACAGATGAAAATGAGAAAAAGGTAGGTGGAATAAAAACAGCTGCGCAAAAAACCAGCTTCAGTCTGAAAGTAGCTAATGTTGTATCTGTTGTCTGGAGCAAAAAAAAAATAAAAAATATCCACACAGACACAACATGTGCAAAGATACAAAATCTCTTGTTAATAACGTTCGCTGGATTTCTTAAGAGTACAAAGACCCCAATGCCGGCAATCAAAAGAAATATAAAAATGAATATTACCTGGCTTGCAATCATATCCAGTATTTCTAAGAATATCTCCTGAGTACGAGAACGGCATGCGTTCCACCCACGCTATGGCTATTTATCAGCGCTGTTTCCAGGGAGAAACGCCTGGCATGGTGTGAAACATAATCAAGATCACAGAGAGGATCTGGCACATCAAGGTTAATTGTAGGGGTAACAAATCCGTTCTTTAAACAAAGGCTCGTTGCAACCACCTGAAAACCACCGCCGGCAGCGTAAGCCTGCCCAGTCATGGACTTAATTGAACTTATTGGAATTTTATATGCATGGTCCTTGAAGAAAGTTTTAAAGGCATTGGTTTCTGCCACGTCATAACTAGGAATAGCATTCCCATGAGCACAGATATAGTCTACCTCTTCCCTTCTCATTTTGCCGGAGGTCAGCGCCTGTTCCAATGCAGTGACTAATCCCCGTCCACTTGTGTCAACCCGAAGGACGTCTTGTCCCTCGGATGCTGAGGCGTAGGATACGATTTCAGCATATATGTCTGCGCCTCTATTCAGGGCATGATTCAATTCCTCAATCACTATTGCTGCTCCACCTTCACTAAGTACCATACCATCACGATCCTTATCATATGGCCTCGATGCCTTTTCCGGTTCCTCATTTCTTTTTGAAAGAATTCCCAGGGCACAGAAGGTGGACATGGCGAAGGGAAAGATGGGTGCATCCGAACTCGCCACGACAGCTACATCTACCTCTCCCCGCTTTACTGCTTTATAGCCCCAGTTCACGACTTCAAGTCCAGTTGAGCATCCTGATGACAATGTTGAATTTGTGCCGGTAATTTTCAGTTCGGAACATATATAACCCGTTGTTATATGGGGTGTAAACTCAGGGGCGGTAAAACGACCAACCGCCTTTGGGCCAGACTCTAAAAATTTTTTGTGCTGGCCTTCATATATATCATTTTCGGCTCCTATCGTTGTTCCGAAACATACGCCGCATCTGTCTCTATTCTCCCGGCTTAGGTCAATCTCAGAATCTGCCACCGCCATCTTTGATGCCGCAACGCCAAAATGGGTAAATCTTCCGCTTCTTTTAACCAATTTTGAGTCGAAGTAATCACAAGGGTCAAAGTCTTTTACTTCACCTGCAATTTGGGTACTGAAGGGAGAAGGATCAAAGGATGAGATTTTTTTTATACCAGATCGCCCGTTGATTAACGCATCCCAGTACGCATCTTTCCCATTGCCATTGGGGGCCAATATCCCTAAGCCAGTGATAACAACACGCCTTGTCATTATGGAACTTTTCCCCTCTAAGAAATTTCCTTGTTTGTTGAAGAGAAATTTTTCTCTGCCAGTACACGGCTGTGTGTGTTTATTTTCTGATAGACATCATTAAGGAAGCTATAGTCCGTTGTTAAGAGAGATAAGTCACTTCTCATCTTGAATTCCTCTAAACCTCTCTGACCGAAGAATCCTGCACTCCTCGCTGCGAGGCAATGTTCATCTGAGACGTTCACTACGTAACCCATTTCTCTGACCTTTTTCTCCATAAGTCCGGACATTTTTAGCATATCCACGAACTTTATTTCATGTAAGGAGATACTCAGCTCGGGCCACATGCTTGGGTCCTTCGTCAGTTCATACTCATAACGGAGGACAGTCTGGAAATAATCGTCAGGCAGATCAAATCCGAATTTTTCCGGTTCTTTTTGCCATACAGTACCAGGAAGAGGCGCTGCCGGAGTTACAAGGACTGAATCAGGTTTGTAATCTTCATTTTTTAACTTTTGAAGTAAATACAGATTTTCTTCTAAAATTTGTTCATGAGTTATAGCGCTACCCGAAGGTATTGGGCAAGGATAAATAAAACTTACACCTACGTCAAGATGTTTTTTTTGATTGTAGGATGCCTGTTTTAGTGCTTTAACGGTAAAATATACATCCTCCACAGAATTACCCTTGTCCATAATCTTTGAAAGGATATCGTTGTTCGCTGTTTCAACGCCGAGGAAGACAGCCTTAAGGCCGGAGCGTATGATTTTTTCATAAGCGCCAATCAGCTCTGCCATCCGTTCCTTTGCCCTGTTTTCTGCCCGGACGAACATTGAATACTCAATATGCAGGCCTTCAGTCAATAAAGCCTCAGCGATCCGGCTGCTGAGAGAAACGGGTGTTGTTGACCCTGCAAATCTGAAGAGTCCAATGCCCATTTCCATGATAGTTTCTTTAATCTCCTGAATGGTTATGCTGATATCTCTGGTCTGGTATTTTCCGGTAATATTTGGATGCGTACAAAAATTGCATTTCCCATAATAGCAACCAGACGATTCATTTATTACTGCAATATTTACTTTTCCATCATCCTTCTCATAGAGCGGGAAAGGTTTTGAGTTCAAAGAAAGCCTTTTAATGGGTGTTTCTTTTACCTCGCCGCTGTTGTTTTTATAAATCACATTAAAAATTTTACCTGCTTCTGCAAGATCAGTGATTCTTTTTATAACATCAGATTTAGATCCTCCCTGGGAATATATTTCTTTTACAATATTCATAATCTGTACAAGGGTTACTTCACCCTCAACATCGATGCAAAACTCAAAAGGGCTGTTTTCCAATGTATGTGTCTTAAATTGATTAACCTGGGGACCCCCGGCAATTACCAAGGTGTTTGGACTCAGTGCCCTGACCCTTTGCGCAAGCTTCTCTGAGTATGCAAATCTATCGCCAAGCCAGGTCTTGATCCCAAGCACTTTTATTCGGTTCTCGCATATCTTCTGAGCCAGACCATTAATATATTTCTCCATTTTTTCTTTGATAGCACTCATAAGATTATTCTGAAGCAGATCCCATTCCTGCCTTAAAGATACACAATCTTCCCTCTTTTTTGCGTCAAAGACGTTCACAGCAAGTTCCGATAGTCTGGGTATAAGATCGTTTTTTGTAAATGTAGCGTAAAATTCGATTCTTGCCGGATCTTCAACAATAATGTTAAAACCCGCATCCTTACATGCCCTGGCGAGTACTCCAATACCGTTTTCCTTAAAGCAGTCACTGACGGAATAGGCCTTTCCCATGAATGAATTCCATAACATAAGGTCTACACTGTCCGAACCACTCATAAAAGCCCCCTGAAATGAATCGTTTATTTAATAGTTTAAGTTCTAGAAA contains:
- a CDS encoding beta-ketoacyl-[acyl-carrier-protein] synthase family protein → MTRRVVITGLGILAPNGNGKDAYWDALINGRSGIKKISSFDPSPFSTQIAGEVKDFDPCDYFDSKLVKRSGRFTHFGVAASKMAVADSEIDLSRENRDRCGVCFGTTIGAENDIYEGQHKKFLESGPKAVGRFTAPEFTPHITTGYICSELKITGTNSTLSSGCSTGLEVVNWGYKAVKRGEVDVAVVASSDAPIFPFAMSTFCALGILSKRNEEPEKASRPYDKDRDGMVLSEGGAAIVIEELNHALNRGADIYAEIVSYASASEGQDVLRVDTSGRGLVTALEQALTSGKMRREEVDYICAHGNAIPSYDVAETNAFKTFFKDHAYKIPISSIKSMTGQAYAAGGGFQVVATSLCLKNGFVTPTINLDVPDPLCDLDYVSHHARRFSLETALINSHSVGGTHAVLVLRRYS
- a CDS encoding B12-binding domain-containing radical SAM protein; the protein is MSGSDSVDLMLWNSFMGKAYSVSDCFKENGIGVLARACKDAGFNIIVEDPARIEFYATFTKNDLIPRLSELAVNVFDAKKREDCVSLRQEWDLLQNNLMSAIKEKMEKYINGLAQKICENRIKVLGIKTWLGDRFAYSEKLAQRVRALSPNTLVIAGGPQVNQFKTHTLENSPFEFCIDVEGEVTLVQIMNIVKEIYSQGGSKSDVIKRITDLAEAGKIFNVIYKNNSGEVKETPIKRLSLNSKPFPLYEKDDGKVNIAVINESSGCYYGKCNFCTHPNITGKYQTRDISITIQEIKETIMEMGIGLFRFAGSTTPVSLSSRIAEALLTEGLHIEYSMFVRAENRAKERMAELIGAYEKIIRSGLKAVFLGVETANNDILSKIMDKGNSVEDVYFTVKALKQASYNQKKHLDVGVSFIYPCPIPSGSAITHEQILEENLYLLQKLKNEDYKPDSVLVTPAAPLPGTVWQKEPEKFGFDLPDDYFQTVLRYEYELTKDPSMWPELSISLHEIKFVDMLKMSGLMEKKVREMGYVVNVSDEHCLAARSAGFFGQRGLEEFKMRSDLSLLTTDYSFLNDVYQKINTHSRVLAEKNFSSTNKEIS
- a CDS encoding ATP-binding protein, translating into MIASQVIFIFIFLLIAGIGVFVLLRNPANVINKRFCIFAHVVSVWIFFIFFLLQTTDTTLATFRLKLVFCAAVFIPPTFFSFSSVFPDRTERPIERYLSISFFIISTLLAFSSSHIVESVSFVRQFPQAKYSPLFPIFWFHFIVCMAYSLYILYGKSRRFYGIKRLQIQYVYFGVAVSVFLGIITNFLLPVFGIWQVEMFVPLVSVPIPIAVAYAIVKYHLMDISVVIKKSTVYAILSIVLSIIYFTVGLVMSSILPVSKYTETVSNVISIIIIVFIFVPTRESIQHFIENRLFHTKYSYPKILSNSTVMFSSIHDLNRLLRFAIQYLYDSVGIEKIGILTKDENTKQYSLKAAINFSSEDGLFLPGDTAVVTWLCHNKTVLSREQLNRFTHGKLDRLLEETLVSMDVDSCIPILHGKDLFGIILLGKKVNKKVFTQEDIQMFLAFSGQLAMAANNARLYSGLEEAKTYRDNILQSLKCGVITINNHEEVTLSNKEAKSILGLESVNSSKMIFDVFDKETYKLLKHTLKNGKDHIDIETFIERGNNARVPCSVTITQLKTESGEKLGALMILTDQTELKLLQVEKQHADRLAHLGSLASNIAHEIKNPLVAINTYFQLLPYKKDDPEFHTNFREIALKEIGRINRIIEEMLNLAKPSKLVIQHIDPHCVIMDTINFLKNDAAKKDIKITTMLEGRRCQLIADEDKVKQVLINILQNSFDALPDNGHITVSTRLVDNLSEFKSMAKEQPGSIFFSFAPPLSNNLNKQYFVVKISDNGAGIPAEKIPYIFEPFFSNKDKGTGLGLAVVYRIIKDHEGGIYVESKEGVGTDFYIGLPLNNMGADSIINSRPKAIDTHLIL